One Oryza brachyantha chromosome 3, ObraRS2, whole genome shotgun sequence DNA segment encodes these proteins:
- the LOC102713172 gene encoding putative clathrin assembly protein At2g25430, with protein sequence MSSSTIRKALGAVKDQTSIGLAKVTSNIAPELDVLIVKATSHDDEPAEERHIREILHLTSGSRAHVAAAVAGCSRRLSRTRDYVVALKSLMLVHRLLADGDPSFHRELLHATRRGTRLLNLSDFRDEAHSGSWDHSAFVRTYAMYLDQRLEFFLHERKQGSNASSSANGPSPRDRWGSPDPYGRRSPSYSSPPGNGYGGYDDYRERNGNNADDKKPPTPVRDMKPERVLGRMHHLQQLLDRFLACRPTGGAKHSRMVLVALYQIVRESFQLYADICEVLAVLLDRFFDMEYAECVKAFEAYASAAKQIDELCAFYGWCKETGVARSSEYPEVQRVTDKLLETLEEFMRDRAKRPKSPPREPEPEPVKEEEPEQDMNDIKALPAPEDYKEPEPEKVEEVKPEPPPQPQGDLVDLREETVTADEQGNRLALALFQGPPAAGGSNGSWEAFPSNGGNEVTSAWQNPAAEPGKADWELALVETASNLSKQKATMTGGMDSLLLNGMYDQGAVRQHVNAQVTTGSASSVALPQPGQKTQVLALPAPDGSMQNVGGDPFAASLSFPPPSYVQMAEMEKKQQFLTQEQMMWQQYQRDGMQGQASLSKLDRAYNNGFAPNPAMPYGMPTAYNTNPMPMAYTANTGYYYPTY encoded by the coding sequence ATGTCGTCGAGCACGATCCGGAAGGCGCTGGGGGCGGTGAAGGACCAGACCAGCATCGGTCTGGCCAAGGTCACCAGCAACATCGCGCCGGAGCTCGACGTGCTCATCGTCAAGGCCACCAGCCACGACGACGAGCCAGCCGAGGAGCGCCACATCCGCGAGATCCTCCACCTCACCTCCGGCTCCCGCGCCCacgtcgccgcggccgtcgcggGATGCTCCCGCAGGCTCTCCCGCACCCGCGACTACGTAGTCGCGCTCAAGTCGCTCATGCTCGTGCACCGCCTCCTTGCCGACGGAGACCCCTCGTTCCACCGCGAGCTCCTCCACGCCACGCGCCGGGGTACTCGCCTCCTCAACCTCTCTGACTTCCGCGACGAGGCTCACTCTGGTTCATGGGACCACTCTGCCTTCGTCCGTACCTATGCTATGTATCTCGACCAGCGCCTTGAGTTCTTCCTCCACGAGCGCAAGCAGGGCTCCAACGCCAGTTCCAGTGCCAATGGCCCATCACCGCGTGACCGCTGGGGATCACCTGACCCATATGGTCGCCGGTCACCCTCATACTCCTCACCCCCAGGGAACGGGTATGGTGGCTATGATGATTACCGTGAGAGGAATGGCAACAATGCTGATGACAAGAAACCACCGACCCCGGTGAGAGATATGAAGCCAGAGCGGGTCCTTGGTCGTATGCACCACCTGCAACAGCTGCTCGACAGGTTCCTTGCTTGCCGCCCCACAGGTGGCGCAAAACACAGCAGGATGGTGCTGGTTGCACTGTATCAGATTGTGAGAGAGAGCTTCCAGCTCTATGCTGATATATGTGAGGTTCTTGCGGTGCTTCTGGATAGGTTCTTTGACATGGAGTATGCTGAGTGTGTGAAGGCATTTGAGGCATATGCCAGCGCTGCGAAGCAGATTGATGAGCTTTGTGCATTCTATGGCTGGTGTAAGGAAACTGGGGTTGCAAGGTCATCAGAGTACCCAGAGGTGCAGCGTGTTACTGATAAGTTGCTGGAGACACTGGAGGAATTTATGAGGGACCGAGCAAAGCGTCCGAAGAGCCCACCACGGGAACCAGAGCCTGAACCTGTAAAGGAGGAAGAGCCCGAGCAAGATATGAATGACATAAAGGCACTGCCTGCACCAGAAGATTACAAGGAGCCTGAACCTGAGAAGGTGGAGGAAGTAAAGCCAGAGCCCCCACCGCAGCCCCAGGGTGATCTAGTGGACCTTAGAGAAGAAACAGTCACCGCAGATGAGCAAGGTAACAGGCTTGCTCTGGCTCTCTTCCAAGGGCCACCAGCAGCTGGTGGAAGCAATGGCTCATGGGAGGCTTTCCCCTCAAATGGTGGCAATGAGGTGACTTCCGCCTGGCAGAATCCTGCAGCTGAGCCTGGGAAGGCTGATTGGGAACTTGCCCTTGTGGAGACAGCAAGCAATCTGTCCAAGCAGAAGGCCACAATGACAGGTGGTATGGACTCGCTGCTACTGAATGGTATGTATGATCAGGGTGCTGTGCGCCAGCATGTCAATGCACAAGTGACAACCGGGAGTGCCAGCAGTGTTGCTCTACCTCAGCCCGGACAGAAAACACAAGTGCTAGCTCTGCCGGCACCAGATGGCTCCATGCAGAATGTTGGTGGAGACCCGTTTGCGGCATCCCTTAGCTTCCCACCACCGTCCTATGTGCAGATGGCGGAGATGGAGAAGAAACAGCAGTTCTTGACACAGGAGCAGATGATGTGGCAGCAGTACCAGAGAGATGGCATGCAGGGGCAGGCAAGTTTGTCCAAGCTTGACCGGGCTTACAACAATGGCTTCGCCCCCAACCCAGCCATGCCTTATGGGATGCCTACGGCATACAATACGAACCCCATGCCAATGGCTTACACTGCAAATACTGGGTACTACTACCCCACTTACTGA